From the genome of Danio aesculapii chromosome 16, fDanAes4.1, whole genome shotgun sequence, one region includes:
- the LOC130243479 gene encoding transcription and mRNA export factor ENY2, whose protein sequence is MSKESQMRAAINQKLIEMGERERLKELLRAKLIECGWRDQLKALCKEVIKEKGIENVTVEDLVAGVTPKGRALVPDSVKKELLQRIRAFLAQHST, encoded by the exons ATGAGTAAAGAATCACAAATGAGGGCCGCCATTAACCAGAAGTTAATTGAGATGGGTGAGAGGGAGAG GTTAAAGGAGCTGCTTCGAGCCAAGCTCATCGAGTGTGGTTGGAGAGATCAACTCAAAGCACTCTGCAAGG AGGTAATCAAGGAGAAAGGTATAGAGAATGTTACTGTAGAAGACTTGGTTGCTGGAGTTACTCCCAAAGGAAGAG CCCTGGTGCCTGACAGTGTAAAGAAGGAGCTGCTTCAGAGAATAAGAGCCTTTCTCGCGCAGCACTCAACATGA